CCTTTGCAGAATTAGCAGATTGATAAACATCAAAAAGAGAATCAGACATACCATTGAGAATATGTCCACGACAGATGTAGTCATCGTTGTCTCACTTATTTCTTTTCCTGATATGTTCCACTGTTTCATCTTCACCAACTTCTGGCACAAGGTAGACACAACATATACAACCTTCAATGTAGTAAGAAGAAAACACATCTTCTGTTGCCATCTTTGAAAATCAACACCATCAAACTTATCCAATTTTGCAAATTTGGATGTCACCTCTCTCACCGATTCACTAGACATGATTATCAATGAAAATATATGATTAGTTTGTAAGAAAACGGGTATGAAATAGACAATCTAGATTGGTTCCCGGATCGTGAACACTTTCCTAATTATGTATTTTGCCCCTCACAAGCCTCGGGTTTACATGAAATTCTAATTGGGATAAGACACGGACGATTTTTTTCAGGCAAGAAGAAATCAAAATCACGCATGAGAGAATCTGTATGTTTTGAATGAATGCAGAAAAATTGTTGAAAAGCCGAATATGTAATCGGTTTTGACAATTTTATTGAAGAGACATAACTCTTCATTTTAGGTGGGAAAATCTGTTGAAGACACATTTCCTTTAAAACGAATAGTGTCTTTTAGGTTGACCCCGCCAGGGGTGCTGCCCCTTGATCCCCGCAATTTGCGTGATAGTTAATAGCCGACTCTTACGGGCGTGTGCTCCACACTCTCTGAACCCGTTGTTTAAGTATAACTATCTAACATTTGCATTCAAGTAAATTCTAATTACCTAAATTGAATGTTAGATgacgctaaaatcaccaacaagttTGGAGACAAAGAAATTTGTGTCCTAATTTTTTAAATATTCTATAATATATTTAGCTTATTTAATATTGAAGTAAAGTTTATGTAAGTTTAGTCCTAGTTAATTAGTAATTTAAAATGATTTAGGAGGTTTTATGCATTAATAATACACTTTGGGCAACCTTTGACAGGTTCTATTTGGTTCCGTCAATGAATGTTCATACCTTTGACAGGTTCTATTTAACCCGTTagagataaaaaaaaaaacaaaaaaaacaaaataataatattaaaaatgaatcgGTACATTCATTTAGTAAATGGATTGAAATTGTCAGGTCAGTATCAAAAAGGTGCAAGTTGGGATTTCTTTTGTTACATGATTGCACTAAACaattatgggggatgattctcacacacacttttttgatcttcacacaccaattgagtattattagaagagtaaaaggttaaaataggtgtgtgaggatcaaaaaagtgtgtgtgagaatcatcccccaacaATTATAGTCATGTTAGTGGGTTCAAAAGAAATATAACTGTTCAACTGTGTATTGCACAAAATCTAACAACAAAGTACAACTCATATTGATGCATGTACATAACTAGCTAGCCTAATGTTCATGCCTACTTAGATGATTGTCATCAAACTTATCGAAGTGCTTAGAAGAACGCTGATGAGCACTTTGATGTCTTTTAGAACTTTGACCACCTTTTGTTGATGGTTCATGGTTCGCTATTATACATTTAGGGGGAGAATAGCAGTATCGTACATGACATTGGTGACTTTTTGTTTCAGTTGATTTGCTGCCTCTGATTACTACTGATAAGTTGACTACTTTATCGCGAGTGTCTTAAGAATGCCAATTTTTTGGGGTCCCGTTGTCTTCCGAGGTCTGTGTGTCATCATGGTGTATCGAGATTTCTAACGAGTTGCCAGGTTTTATTATGCCTATGGCCGGGATTACCTACATCATGGTAACATGATCAATCCGTAAATCAATATTACCCTAAGCCAAAATTCTTAAGTTATGATGCATGACTTTTTATAGATGTTATCTAATCTAATTGCTTTAATATACAAAATTAAAAAGAAAATGATAGGACCGGTAAGGCTCTGTTGGGCCCAGAACTCGGAATTACAGAACTCGATTTTTTCAAATTATGTTGTGAAAACTGTCCTAAAAGTCTCATAATCTCATGGTACTGTTCCATAACAGACCTAGAATCTatcatcttgtaattattaaaattactaacaaGAAACTTCTTACTAGAAGCATCTTCAGCCATGTATTTGAATTCCAATAAATCCCAAAGTTCCTTTGCATAATTAGCAGATTGATAAACATCAAAAAGAGAATCAGACATACCATTGAGAATATGTCCACGACAGATGTAGTCATCGTTGTCCCATTTTTTTCATTTTCTGATTTGTTCCACTGTTTCATCTTCACCAACTTCTGGCTCAGGGTAGACAGAACATAAACAACCTTCAATGTAGTAAGAAGAAAACACATCTTCTGTTGCCATCTTCGAAAATCAACACCATCAAACTTATCTAATTTTGCAAATTTGGATGTTACCTCTCTCACTGATTCAGTAGATATGATTATCAACGAAAAATACTTAATTAGTTTGTAAGAAACGGGTATGAAACAGACAATTTGGATTGGTTCCCGAATCGTGAAACATTTTCCTAATTAAGTATTTCACCCCTCACAAGCCTCGGGATTACACGAAATCCTAATTGGGATAAGACAAGTACGATTTTGTTTTCAGGCAAGAAGAAATCAAAATCATGCATGAGAGTGTATTTTGAATGAATGCAGAAAAACTGTTGAAAAACCGAATATGAAATTAGTTTTGGCAGCTTTATTGAAGAGACATAACTCTTCATTTTAGGTGAGAAAAATTGTTGAAGACACATTTCCTTTAAAACAAATAGTGTCTTTTCGGTTGACCCCGCCAGGGGTgcagcccccttgacccccgcaaTTTGCGCGTTAGTTAATAGCCAATTATTACGGGTGCGTATTCCACACTCTCCGAACCCATTGTTTAAGTATAACTAACTAACACTTGCATTCAAGTAAATCCTAATTAACTAAATTGAATGTTAGATGACACCGAAATCACTAACAAGTTCGGGGACAAAGAAATTTGTGtctaaattttttaaattttctatAATATATTTAGCTTATTTAATCTTGAAGTAAAGTTTATGTAAGTTTAGTCCTAGTTAATTAGTAATTTAAAAAGATATAGGAGGTTTTATGCATTAATAATACACTTTGGGCGACCTTTGACAAGTTCTATTTGTTTTCGTCAATGaataatgttcatatcttattattCATTTGACCCGTCCGTTAGAGATAAATTAAaaacaaaataatattattaaaaatgaatcCGTACAGTCTTTAAGTAAATGGACTGAAATTGTCAAAAGGTGCAAGTTGGGATTTCTTTTGTTACATGATTGCACTTAACAATTACTGAGTAGTCATTAGCAAATTCAACAGAAACATAACTGTTCAACTGTGTATAGCACAAAATCTAACAACAAAGTACAACTCATATTGCTGCATGTACATAACTAGCTAGCCTAATTCAATGTTCATGCCTACTTCGACGATGATCATCAAACTTATCCAAGTTTTTAGAAGAACGCTGATGAGCACTTTGATGTCTTTTAGAACTTTGACCACCTTTTGTTGATGGTTCATGGTTCGCTATTATACATTTAGGGGGAGAATAGCAGTATCGTACATGACATTGGTGACTTTTTGTTTCAGTTGATTTGCTGCCTCTAATTACTACTGATAAGTTGACTACTTTATCGCGAGTGTCTTCAGAATGCCAATATTTTGGGGTCCCGCTGTCTTCCGAGGAGGTCTGTGTGTCATCATGGTGTATCGAGATTTCTGCCGAGTTGCCAGGTTTTATTATGCCTACGGCCGGGATTACCTACATCATGGTAACATGATCAATCCTTAAATCAATATTACCCTAAGCCAAAATTCTTAAGTTATGATGCATGACTTTTAATAGATGTTATGTAATCTAATTGCTTTAATAGACAAAACTAAAATGAAAATGATAGGACCGGTAAGGCTCCGTTGGGCCCAGTGTTGCAGAACTCAGAATTACTCAGGGAGTACTCGGTTTTTGCAACTCGtgtcggtcaaagttggtcaaactcAGTCAAAACTCGTGATTATTCATAAAATCGGTCAGAACTCCGCCGAAATTCGGGATTACCTAGAAAATAGGTCAAAACTTGGTCAAGatcagtcaaagtcaaacttagtcaacatgcgAGTAATCCCCGTGTTTCCGAGTACTCCTTAAAAAGTCCCGACCGAGTACACCCAGGGCATCAATCTTTGCAATCTTTGTTGGGGCCGTAATCCGACCTATGTTTTAATCTCAAGGACCGTGCGTTTTATATTTTGCACGAATACGCCTAGGTTTATGCATCTTTAGCTCTAGCATTCACTAACTACAAATCAACTAGCAACTACTCCATAAGTTATGGTTTGTTAATTATTAAGGTTAATAAGGTATTTAAACTTCTAATCTTGTTGATGAATTGTTATATTTCTTACACAAATAACACAAGTCATTACCTCGAGCCAACGAGGAAACCCGAACGACGCTTTCGGCCGATACTCTGGTTCCTCTCCATCTTTAATAGCAGAGTGACCATCACATAAAATCTGAAAAATCGCGTCATCTTTATTACTTCGATTAGTGATAGTCAAAGGACACGTCTCATGGTTTTGAAGAACTATCTTGTTTGTACTAAGTGAAGTTTCGGGAACGTATCGCAGTTCTTCACGTATGGATTTGATTTTTTCATTAGACATGAATATTTTTCCGAATTCTTGTCTTCTTATTGATCTATCAACATGAGAAATCTGAACTTTGAATTTGCATCGAACTGGTTTATGATCACTTTCTACTACATCCATACACGCTTCATACCTGTAAATGCcatagccaaaaaaaaaaaaaaatttaaaaatacaatTTGGTGTAAAAAAATATAAGGTACCTAGAGACCTACATCCAGATTGAAGCAACAACAGGGCATGCTAAACTGCATTCTGATGTTGGTGAAGACCGGTTGTCTCGATATAATATCCTATCGCACCATGCGGGAATACGCTTTTTCTCCCCAGAATCATATCCTGTATAACAAATACGGGTAGTAGTATGTCAAACAGGTTGGGCAGGGTGTCAAAATGGGTTCGTTTCAGAAACGAGTAGTTTACAAGATGGGTCAAAGTCATATCTTTGTAAACCAAATTGACCCAATTAGATGAATTAATACATGTTTGACCCGTTCGTCTTGTCCCCCTTGTAGTTCTTTTATTATATGACCCATTAGTGATAGAACCGTAACCCAAATTGACCCATTATCTTACCTCCTAAACCTGGTTTGCCAATTTCAAACTTATAAGTTGGAGGAAATCTAATGAGGGCTTCCCTCATTCCTTGAAAAACTTTCCCGGCTTTCATCTCGGCTCTTAGTTGGTCCTTCTCTCTCAGCCAATCAAAACTCCTTTGAGAAACAAAGTCACGAGCTTCATCGTACGTTATTCCAAAAAGTCGGTAATTGAAGTCGCCACAAAAGACGACCATATCAGCTTCCGCTAGATCAGGCTTCCCCTCATCAGGATTGATAGCCGCCGACTGTtcatgtaaaaatcattcataactcaaaaatcataaaataaaaaatttactaCATTGTCCCAGTTTAATATTCCATAGACAAAAAACACACATTTTTAGAATAACATCATTATCACACTGTACTGTTTGTTCACTGAACTATTTTACCCTTAATTTCTACCTAATTTTTGTTTTAGATGCAAAAAATAAGTGTATAAAAGAAATTTACCATATTATACTTACTATTCGTGGCTATTAGGAAGTGGACTATTTATTTGGGATAACCCAAAAAGGAAAGTCAGACTATTATTAAATTGAGACTGATGTTTTTTTTCCATACGTGACTTTTATATGTTACTTATAACGTTCATTTATGCATACATATGTGTATAGATTGATGTATTTTTGTTACGAGTAGATACTTACAGTAGCAGGACGAAGCATTTGGGCGGTAGAAGACACGCCAGCTGTAAGAATGAGGACCAAAAATGGCAAGGCAAAGGAAGAAAAATGCACCCAAAATAAATACGCTGAGAAGGCAAAAACGCAACAGAAAAATAGGTATCGCACTATACCAGATGCATTATTGATTGATCGCCCAAACGTGATATTCCCATAAATGTGGTCAAAGTCAGCATTCCGACGGTTGACTGCTTCCAAATGCGCAGCCAGGTGGCAGTTCACAAAGCATATTATTCGATCGTAAACTCTTATTCTCAACCCTACACCTCCCTGATCATAATGAAATGGTATGTAAACACTAGTTGATTTGTTAGACTTTAATATAGTAATAATCTTAAACTATCTACATTATATGCTTTTGGATAACTTTTAGCCCATTCAACCCGTTTGACCTAAGTTGGGGTTGCCATGAAAAAGAGTTGAAAACTGCCACACTTGGCGAAACGTTATCCGTTTTACTCATTcatgatcaaaaaaaaaaaaaaaacaaaaaaaaaaacgtgACCCAATCCATCCACCCATTTATTAGTAACGGGTAGAAATTGCCACCTACAATAGTAACGGTTTAGTTTAGGAAACCTGCATACCTTATTACCAAAAGTTCGACCTAAGCCACAAGCAACTGCTCCAACATCAAGATCGCCTACGTGTGTTCTAATACTCTTTCTTACCCTAAAAAGTCATTACAACATACATAACATACACAAGAAAATGAAAACCTTGTGCGTACAATAAGTTTAATATTTACATAAAGCTTAAATCAGAATGTATTAATTCGTGTTTGTAGAAGTAAAAATACCAAATGGCTATGAGCAGGGCTGCAAGCTGCCGAGAACCTACACGTTCAAAAGCGGATCCTTCGCCCATGGCCTTCCCTATTGCATCTTGCCACCATTGTCCATTTGAACTACCTTCAACACCTATCTGCACTCGATATGAAATCGATCAGTgtcaaaaaaaaaaagttaaatctACTTACGTTATCTGTCACACCGTCATTTTTGACAATAACGAGGGGTGTGTGGACCCCACTTCACTAGGGGAAAAAGAAAAAGCAATAAAAAAAAGGAAAGGAAAAATTAATAAAATACCCCTGTGTATAAAACTCTGAAGGTTACTGTTCAAAAGAACTTACCGTTTCTTTTGCGGCAGACATCGCAAGAAACCCGGCCCCCATTTCCACCTCTTGCAAGCCGACAACTAAAATATCAACATCCGAAACTTGCGATCCAACCCACGAGATTAGTGCTTCTTGACACGGTTTTCCTTGACTAACATTCCAAGTACCAACCATAATCTTAACCGTTTCAAGCGTGTTATACATGTGTTCTCTTTTAGCTAATTCGGGTCTCAAAATGTTATCCAAAGGCCCGGGAGACGAAATGTACCACCCGCGTATACCACCATGGGTCGCTAAACTAAATATCGACCCATTCCCAACAACCAACTTTATAACCGGGCCATTATGcgcaacccaacccgtaatcaagTTTCCTTCAAGGTCAATCACTTGAACCATACCACTCACGTATCCGACCCATATCCGTGGCCCGTACGTGCAAAAACAAAGAACCGCACAATGATGGTGATGAAAATCGTGCAAACGGTTTCCGTTACCGTCCCATTGTACAAGTAAACCGTTTGAACATCCGGTCCAAATCATTCCGTCATACGCAAGTAATAGTGCTTCGGTTTTTTTAGCGTCTTCAACTGTAAATGCATTCGTACCTTTCGTTGCCACTCGTCGAACTGCATCGGCCGCTCCTATTATAGCGTTGCGTGATCTTTGTAAAAACCCGCCTCCTTGTTGTTTTTCTTTTTTGGATTTTGAACCGCCTTTTACACTAGATTCTTCTTCTAATGGTTGATCTTTCTCTGATGATATATCAGCTCGATTATCGATCTGCCCATCTACATTATACACCTTCAAAAGTTCCCTAGTACGAGCATCCCTACAACTCACCAATTATTAGATATATGTCCCCGTAGAATAATTTTCTAGAGAAATACGTCGCAAACAGTGTTGCAGAGCTCGGAATTAGTCGGCAAGTACTTGGTTTATGCAACTCGGGAATACtcggtcaaactcggtcaaaactcGGTATTACTAGGAAACTCAATCAAAAATGGTCAAAGTCAGACTTGGTCAAATTCGGTCAAGGTCACATTTagtcaaaatcagtcaaagtcaaacttagtcaaattggtcaaagtcaaacttggtgaacatccgagtactccctaaaaagtccccAACGAGTATTCCCCGAGTAACGATTTTTGCAACCATGGAAATAATCAAGTGAAAATTATCATACCACAATGAGAAAGAGAGCGAACTGGCTGCCCATATTTTAGATTTGACGTTATCAGACAACAAATACTTGACATCAGAAGAAGATATACTACATACTCCATTAACAGTTACTTGACTTTTAAGATCGATACATGATCGTTCGACTAGCAAAGCAGCCATGTGACGTTCTTCGGGTGATAATGCGAGTGATTTTTCAATCGATTCATATGGCCATACCTTTATCACTCCATTCTCTGACCCTGTCCATATATCACCTGCACAATTCAAACAAATTACTCTTTAATAAACCATCTTATAACATAATTAGATACTTCATATTGTGTTTTTTAAGTAATTATTAGATTAGATATGGAGTTATTACTATTAGGTAATCAAATGTAACAAAATGGGCTGCAAGAGATGCTGTTTCGATGTTCGTCTGATTGTTAAGCTGTTATAATAAAATATTCAGTTAATTGAGTTTTTGGAATTATCATTATTTGGAGTAAGTCTTAAGTTATAGCATTTCATGACCCGTTTCGACCTCCTACCCAACTTGACCCATTTGGACCCGTTTAAAAAACAGACtcgtttgacccatgacccattttaacccaaaaGCGTTTTGACGTGTTACCCAAACCCAACCAACCTGACTCGTTTGCAAGGTATAGTCTTAACATTGTCTTTAACATATTCTAGTAATACCATTCATTAATCATTTTCAAAACGCTTTGCCGAACACATTTTCGTAAATTGTATAAATCTCAGTCATTGAAAATCATGGTTACCATATGAAGAAGTCACCATTGAAAGAACCGGGGCCCGGAGATAAGCCTGCCAAGAAAGACATTCTTTAAAAGGCATATCGTCCGCAGGCTTCTGATCCATTCGCCATGATCTAACTTTCCCGTCTTTATGCCCGCTCCAAACCAATTTATTCGCACAATCTACCATCATGCAAGTTGTCGGTGACGTATTCGCTGACTCGTAAAACGGGGCTGCATCTTCATCACCACGTCGAGCCCGTCCCCCTAAACCCAACCCGGGCTCAAACGCGTCACAAAAATTCCAAAACCTAACACCGGACTCTTGCCCGGCCCATAACTGGGTCTCGGTACACGCAATTGTTCGAATAAATCTCCCGACTTGTGTTTCCCTTAACGGATGCGGTCTGAGTTCCAGGGCGGTGGGCCGCCCTGGATGCACAGCGGACCGTGATGGCGCTTTGAAAAAACCCGCGTCACCGCCATTACCTGAAAACTCAGGTAACGGTTGTTGTTGTTCATCTGAGGCAGACGAACAactattactattataaatattattgttaatgttattattattgtttccATAATAATGTTGGTTGTGGGAATCTGAGGTGGCGTACGGGTAGAAGTCATGATCGTCTTCATCGTCTGAATGATTATGAAAGAAGCCGTCCACTGCAGCGGTTATTCGGGCCTCGTCGAGGCTATGTTTTCGATGATGGTGGTGTTTCGGATGGCGGTTCAAGGCGGTGCCGGTGTTGGTTCGAAGCTGTTGGGAATGTGATTTTTGTGTGACGGATGGAATAGGCGGAGCGTTGGCCAGAGCAGACAAGGCGTCGGCATCTGCTTCATCTAACCCCTGGCTCATTTTCTCGTATCGGATCAAAACATCAAGATGACTTCATTAATATGCGAATCATAGTTCATATTcatcataatgatgatgataaaagacAAAAAGCTTCAAGCAAATTAATGAATCTAAGAGAATTGAAACAGAGAACAAATTCTAACAAACAGAAATGTGGGGTGAAAGAGTGAGAGGAAGAATGAGGCTGCATGTACGGAAAAGGGGCTCTCATTGCCATGCAAATTTATTAAAACTGGCCTTAATTTTCGTATTATTTGTATAAAGAGACATTAAGTATTGTAAATTTTTTTATAGTTATATAATAGAATAGATGAGTCATCAAGAAAAAATTAACCAACTAACATGTATGCAGTATGCTTATTTTGTCAGTTGTTGAAGATGCTAGTAACAGACTAATATACATGAACTTGTATGAAAATTGAGAACgactagttaaaaaaaaaaaaaaaaaaaagataaaatatattttttaacaacaaataaaaataaagTGAAAAAGTTAACCTACTAACATGTATGCTTATTTTGTCATCAGTGCCGGATCCAGAATTTTTTCccaccgggggcgaaattttttttaaaatcatagcaatttttttgagtaaaatatggaggttttggggcaaaaaattgaagtttttaggcaaaatttgaagatttgtgggtaaaatttgaaggttttgggtcaaaatttggagaattttgaacaaaatttgaaagttttggggcaaaatataaaggttttggggcaaaaaaaaaattcaccgggggcaaagtcgaaaaatccaaaatttttacactaaaatttcgaaatccaccggaGGCGGGCGCCCCCCCTCCTTACACTCTAGATCCGCCTCTGTTTGTCATTATATTAATTTTGTGGGTTCAAGTGATGGTGGTGGTTGAAAAGAAGCTTTGAGTGCGACTATTGCAAGGAGCGAGTATCTTTACTTCAATGTTCATACTCTTATAGTCTTATGGAGGTTATCTCGTGATCGTTTTCGACGTTTTAGCAGGCCACCTCAAGATATATTGCTAATTAGGTTAGAACTCAGAGAACTATGATGTGAATGTCAGTACCCAAACCAATAGGTTATCTCGCCATGATTCGAGCCATCCCATACATGTATTGTAAAAATTCAACATTAATTTAAGAGTAACTCGTGTTTAGCATGGCCTAAGATGTTGACCAGTACAAAACAAAGAAACGTATGTACATACTAGATGAAATTAGACAAGTGTATATAtaaacaaaattatatattgcacATAACTTATCCCCTACACCTTTTAAGTTGTTTACTTAATTTTTCTAAAAaaacaataacaagaataataaaCAGATAACAATAAGAATAAACAACATTTGCCATTTACCGATCAAATTGGAAATGGAACGACTTCTCTATATGGATGTATACAAAACatccaatcaatcaatcaatcaaggtAGAACAGGGTTACGATTTTTCTAAGATTCTTGGCTTCTTGGCATGTTTCCATTAGCAGCCGACTGTCATGAAACGCAAAGCAAATGACTTGCTGTACTTGAGATATGATATCCATATTACACAGTCTGCAAGAATTAAACAGCCAAATTAATACTAATCTTATTTGAAATCATGTGATGATGAAAATAATAGATGACGTGTGGATCAGATTATACACGTTCAAACGTGTCATATTTGGTAGTGTCCAGTTGGGTTGGCCTACAAGCTTTTTTGTCCAACTGCTTAAGAAAATACAAAGTTTGATGATtacaacattaaaaaaaaaaaaaaaaaaaaaaaaaaaaaaaaaaaaaatcttcagAGCTTGTAAGAATAGAAAGTATAGACTTTGAACAGAACAGCTTCAGAGCTTGTAAGAATAGAAAGTATAGACTTTTGGGCAACTTATAGCCCGTTTGACACGATCAAAGTATGAAAAATCACAAATTGTGCAAGTAAATGGGTCCAAATTGTTCAAGTAAATGGGTCCAAGCTACTTTATTTAGTAGATTTTACAGACCTGCTGGCTTCAATGAGTGGGAGATGATCGTTGTAAGGCTTTTCAATAACATTCTTTACCTGCATATCCAATAGAAAAAACGACTGTAACTTTTCCCAAAAAACCTTCACATTTAATTACATTTACAAGAACAATTAGTGTTGCAAAACTCAAAATTACTCGAAGAGTACCATGTTTTTGCAACTtggtgagttttttttttttaaggcaacAACCGGCATTGAATACTCTCATTTACCACGCACACACGCACGCActttcgggaggaaacccgaatcgcattgcagcaacccgatccttaaaccatcccgaggggcaggcggaccgggtttgaatcctgaatggatccgggagaaaacccccTAGGTTAATCTGGAGCTCCCTAGGTTAATCTGGAGCTCCATATTTCAGGCAGGCATATTGATTAATAGGATGGGCCGagcgaggctcgaacccacgacctaacCCTAGCCCCAACAAACAAGGTGTTGGGGATACCGTTGAAGCAAAGCTTCGTTGGTTTTTGCAACATGGGGAGTACTTGGCTAGAactcggtcaaacttggtc
This genomic stretch from Rutidosis leptorrhynchoides isolate AG116_Rl617_1_P2 chromosome 11, CSIRO_AGI_Rlap_v1, whole genome shotgun sequence harbors:
- the LOC139874996 gene encoding type I inositol polyphosphate 5-phosphatase 13-like, whose amino-acid sequence is MSQGLDEADADALSALANAPPIPSVTQKSHSQQLRTNTGTALNRHPKHHHHRKHSLDEARITAAVDGFFHNHSDDEDDHDFYPYATSDSHNQHYYGNNNNNINNNIYNSNSCSSASDEQQQPLPEFSGNGGDAGFFKAPSRSAVHPGRPTALELRPHPLRETQVGRFIRTIACTETQLWAGQESGVRFWNFCDAFEPGLGLGGRARRGDEDAAPFYESANTSPTTCMMVDCANKLVWSGHKDGKVRSWRMDQKPADDMPFKECLSWQAYLRAPVLSMVTSSYGDIWTGSENGVIKVWPYESIEKSLALSPEERHMAALLVERSCIDLKSQVTVNGVCSISSSDVKYLLSDNVKSKIWAASSLSFSLWDARTRELLKVYNVDGQIDNRADISSEKDQPLEEESSVKGGSKSKKEKQQGGGFLQRSRNAIIGAADAVRRVATKGTNAFTVEDAKKTEALLLAYDGMIWTGCSNGLLVQWDGNGNRLHDFHHHHCAVLCFCTYGPRIWVGYVSGMVQVIDLEGNLITGWVAHNGPVIKLVVGNGSIFSLATHGGIRGWYISSPGPLDNILRPELAKREHMYNTLETVKIMVGTWNVSQGKPCQEALISWVGSQVSDVDILVVGLQEVEMGAGFLAMSAAKETIGVEGSSNGQWWQDAIGKAMGEGSAFERVGSRQLAALLIAIWVRKSIRTHVGDLDVGAVACGLGRTFGNKGGVGLRIRVYDRIICFVNCHLAAHLEAVNRRNADFDHIYGNITFGRSINNASAGVSSTAQMLRPATSAAINPDEGKPDLAEADMVVFCGDFNYRLFGITYDEARDFVSQRSFDWLREKDQLRAEMKAGKVFQGMREALIRFPPTYKFEIGKPGLGGYDSGEKKRIPAWCDRILYRDNRSSPTSECSLACPVVASIWMYEACMDVVESDHKPVRCKFKVQISHVDRSIRRQEFGKIFMSNEKIKSIREELRYVPETSLSTNKIVLQNHETCPLTITNRSNKDDAIFQILCDGHSAIKDGEEPEYRPKASFGFPRWLEVIPAVGIIKPGNSAEISIHHDDTQTSSEDSGTPKYWHSEDTRDKVVNLSVVIRGSKSTETKSHQCHVRYCYSPPKCIIANHEPSTKGGQSSKRHQSAHQRSSKNLDKFDDHRRSRHEH